The sequence below is a genomic window from Coffea arabica cultivar ET-39 chromosome 4c, Coffea Arabica ET-39 HiFi, whole genome shotgun sequence.
AATTCTTTCCctatggaatttttttttaaaaaaaaagcatatTATTCTAGTTGATGCCGGTTGGGCATTTATTAGTCcttacattattattattgcttCCGTACACGATGATGTTTAACAGACGTTAAGTAAAAAAAGGGGTtgtttgttatttgactaaacATCGGGGTTTGTTTAGTAGTTTGGCCAAAgctcaagggaggtaagtatAATTAACCGACAAAATTAATGCGTATGTCGTCGATTGACCAAGAAAAAATGACTTGTGTGATTTACTTTCTAAgtctttttcatatttttttttcaagtttcacttagggataattgcagaaacctctcctgaggtttctaacattTGCACTAACCTCCcttgtggtttgaaaaattacactaacctcccctgaggttactaatcctttacaaattcagtccaaaggattaaaatattattttagggagtgaaattagaatttttttaccaaatttgtcctttgtactacatgtccaatgaatgaactataaatcaattaacaattaataaattttaaggaATATAATTTATGGGCAAACATgcattactcatttaaagtaTGTTAGCCTAATCAACAACATTCTTCAGATCCCGCTCGAAAGGACTAACCGCCTAACCCGTGGCACCTAGGGGTGCAACCCCTCATGCTGGTCGAACGTGGTATTGTGCTTTGCGCTTCCATTGTGGTTAAGAAAATAAAGTTGTGCCTTCGCTAATAGTTATAGCTTTTGGTGCAATGGTAAGCGCTTGATCCTGACAAAATACCGGCTTTTTAcggatattttactttcaaatatttaatttatgataaatatatcaacatttgtaagtaaaattcaaaaattattatagtaacattcttgcaaaaaggaaatcgatatgttatttatttaatataaattaaatatatttaacaaaaaaataaatggcccataaagtattaattttttatggctttcatccattacacgAGTAAAGTATTCGCTCTTTATgtgtattttattctgaatcatttaagttatattaaatacataaatatttgtaactaaaattgaaaaaatgttatattaatatttttacggaagagagattggtaggttttgtatttaacaaaaattaaatatttgaaagtaaatacaaatatgtatttgagcgtaaatatttgtattaaattaaatatttgaaaataaaatacccTTGATGAACCGGTACTTTAGATAGTTACCGCCTCTTTATAGGCAAACACGCATTACTTATTTAAAGTACTGgttttttacaaatattttattttcaaacatttaatttatgataaatatatcaatgtttttaagtaaaattcaaaaaatgttacagtaatattcttgcaaaaaggaaatcgataggttatttatttaatataaattaaatatttttttaaaaaaagaaatggcccataaagtattaattctttatgactttcatccattacatgagtaaagtattggctctttacgggtattttattttgaatcatttaatttatattaaatacataaatgtttgtaactaaaattgaaaaagtgttatattaatatttttacagaAAAGAgtaaatatgtatttgagcgtaaatatttgtattaaattaaatgtttgaaagtaaaatacccataaagagccggtactttaaataggtaatgtgTATTTGTCTATAAATTATACtctttaaaatttattaattgttaattaatttgtaatattttgtcattcattggacatgtagtactaaggacaaatttggtaaaaaattctaatttcactccctaaaacaatattttaatcatttggactaAATTTGCCAAGGATTAGTAACTTcaggggaggttagtgtaatttttcaaaccacagggaaggtcagtgcaaatgtcagaaacctcaggggaggtttctgcaattatccctttcaCTTAAATGTCTTATAATGACAGATGTTATAGAAGCATGTATCTCGTGAGCTTGTACGTTGAGTCATCCGTTGACATCAGTAGTCAACCTTTAAAATTCATCCACCactatttttcctcaaaaaagaaaataatcaagCTCTCAACAAATTGTAGTCTGTTTTCAATTGAAAAGCAGATTCAAGAACCAGATGGATTTGAAGGAAACACCCTCTCAACATGGATTTTACATGCCTGCAGAGTGGGAAACTCACTCCGAGTGCTGGATGGGTTGGCCAGTATGTAACTATTTCTCTCCCGTCTTTTCTGAGCTGCCGACATTCGAgtcctttttttattattattatttatagcAAAGTTTCGAACTTTGTCCTTTATATTTTATGGTTCCGCGGTTGTCGCATCTGGATGAATTATCTGATAAAGGGTCTTCGTAACTTTTACTACTAACTGTGGTTTTTGATGCCTAGTAGTTCAATTTGGATATCTTGATGTGGTTCTGACTGGATGAGCTGGATGATTGTTGGATTGTCGGTTTCGGGTGTTGTTTGCAGAAGAAAGATACTAtcccaaaatttctgatttaaaTAGTGAGTCTGATGCGTGTTGAAGTTCTAGTTCTTGGGGTTCGAGGAAACATTTTTATTGAATCTGGATTCCTGTCAGGTGGGGTTGGACTCGCATCCCTTCACATCTATACTACGTCCAACGGTGGGGTTGGACAAAATTGCATCTAGATTCCTGTCAGGTGGAGATTTAGTGGTTTAAAAGCTTAGGAAAATTTAGATTTTCAGATGGTAAATGAAAATCGACATGGGATTCACATGCTGCAAGATAGTAGCTAACTTTGCCATGGGGCTCTACACTTCTCCAGTAGATACAGTTTCAAACTTTATGAAAGCTTAATAGGGCTATCTAAATTTGTTcaccaaaataaattaaatatgctGTTGGATTTCATTTTATAATTGTAGTGATTTCGCTGTATTTTTTATTTCGCATATTAAATTTTAGATCATTATCCTTTCTCTTTGTACCTTAATGCTTTTATCAAAGATAATCCATGTTTTATGCCTCCTTTGCAAGAATTCTTAAGCTTCATCGGTGACATGCAGGAGCGTCCAGATAACTGGCGAGACAATGCGGTGCATGCTCAGCGTGTATTTGCAAGAGTGGCATCTGCAATCTCGAAATTTGAACCTGTTACTGTCTGTGCTGCTGCTGGCCAGGTTGGTAAATCTTTTTAGGAGATGTAACTTATGAATTCGATAGTTTTTGTTGCAATTTGCCCTTAATATAAGCTATTTTTCTTTATAGTGGGCAAATGCACGCAGTCAGATGCCAGAAAACATCAGGGTTGTCGAGATGAGTATGAATGATTCTTGGTTTCGTGATACTGGTCCAACTGTGAGCTTCTTCTTTACCCCTTTAGAGTTGATTGGTCTTGTTTTTGGTATACGATGTTTGTAGGCTACCATTGACCTTgactttcatttgtgaagtttGTAGTGAGAAAGAGAGATTCAAGTTCAATAAAACAGCACAAAATTGCAGGGATTGACTGGAATTTCAACAGCTGGGGTGGTAAGATGGCTGGCACTTTCTTTTGGTCTATCTAGGCTGATGAAGTAATTAGTGTTGTAAAGCAGTTATCAATATTTGTATTGATACATAAGGATTACCTGCATAACAGGTTTTCTAAGTTGTCTTACTTTTTTCTGATCAAATTCGGTGTTCCTGCTTAGAGATTATCAACCTTTTGGGCTTCCGACAATAGGTTTTACCATATAGTGAAACTCTCTGTTTTACACAAAATTTCTTCATATCCAGGGATTTGCCTGACTGAGTTTTTAAGAGATCGTGCTTTGCATGTCCTTCTTTAATTGAAGTTCATGCTATACATAATTTATAAACGTCTTGATCTTTAATTGTCTCTGGTCCTATCATATGTCTTTGCTATAACATATATTTCTGTGTCTTAAATGTATAATAGTTTTATTACTGTTGGCTAATGGAGTTCTTTAACATGGTTGTGTTGTTATTACTAGGTGTTGATGATGGATGTTACAAAGATTGGAGCCTTGACCTTCTTGTAGCAAGGAAGGTTGGTGAAGTTCCTTTGATGTGGCTTCTCTGGTCAATACAGTGTTTCTTTGCTGAATGCATGCATATTTGACTATTCATTTGGTTTTTTATTTTCCAATCGAAAGATTTTGGAAATCAACAGGCTTCCCAGGTTTCCTCAATCTATAATTCTTGAAGGAGGAAGCATTCATGTAGATGGAGAGGGTAAGATATAGCTTTTTGTATGATTTTGCGGAAATACTCATTTTGGAAAGTCTTTATTTCGATTTGAATAAGGTTGTAATGTCCATAGCATGTATAACTCCATTTCTCCTTCATTCGTCTAATTGGCCTGCAATTTTTGGCTTTTATCCATCAGCATGGATCTGTTTGACTACTATTTGTCAAGAAACGTCTCCAGAGTCCTTCAAGTGTgaaaaataaacaagtatagTTTGCTTCAAGAGATCCTGCCATTTAAGAGAATTGTTGCCTGTCTACCAAACAGTACCATTGAAATGGAGACATCAGCAATTCACTTTGTCTTTGAAGCCTTGGCTGTTGGATATGATGAGCCACCATATCATattggagaaattttttgaCAGATTCAATCATTTAAAAGTTGGGTTAGTTTTTGATAAATATAGGTAAACTGTTGTATTACTGCATAGATATGAGAGTCGAATGTTTTCTTGCGACTTATTGCAATCTCAGAACACCATTTAGATACACAAAAAGGAGGGTCATTCAATTCATCTGTCTGCTCCAAGTCAATTTGAACACGATGGCCTTCCATCGAATCTAGGACTTTATTTTGGATTGGAGTTCAATTAATTAGGAATGTACCCGCAATTGTTTCAGTTGAATGTATGTTGTTAAACTTCCAAAATCACATGATAAATCATTTAGTGTTCACTTGATTTTTCAGGAACTTGCCTAACAACAGAAGAGTGCCTTTTGAACAAAAACAGGAATCCTCAACTAACTAAGGAGCAGATAGAGGATGTACTGAAAGCATATCTTGGAGTGACAAAGATTATCTGGCTGCCTCGTGGATTATATGGTTTGTTTAGCATGCATCCAACATTATCTTCCTTCTGTCTGCTCCATAATTGAACGGTGTTGTCTATGGGGAACTATGGCTTTGATTCATTATGTTGATCCATATTGTTTTATAATGTCTGATTCATGTTCATATACATAATTGCAGACAATTAGGGAGGTGAACCACAGATATTATCACTACTTAATGACAAATTCTTTATCCtgaaatttggattttttttgtgTCACAACAATTAtgttttctttctaattttgaTACCCATCAAGGTTCTCTTTGGGCTGGAGGATGCTGAAGTGTTCCCCTGTAGCAGATTTGGTTTTGTTTCAGCTAGCATAGATTTGAAACCTGAACTCAAGGGTAGCTTATTAATACTTGTGACAACCCATTCTTAGTAAGAAAGCAGAAGAAAACTGTTTTATGAAGCACTGTAATTCTCAGGAAACAGAGGTTTGGGTACCAGAAAAAGAGCCTGGTATTATGTTATTGCTGAAGTTTCAAAGATTTAATGCCTTTGGTGTGTGACTTTGTTTTCATTTAAGTCAAGTCTCGGACGATTAATGAATTATGGACTATAAGTGGTGGTTAATAGTTTTTCAACACATTCACCCAGTACCCTTTTCTTGATTATGAGTAATAACAATGGGCTGATCTACTTTTCTTGATTACAAGTATCATTGGAGAGAAACGCAATATTGGTGGCACAGAATTTGGATCTTATAATTGAATAGATTTTCCCGATTcatttactattattattattactactacTTATCATAACTCATAAGACAGACTAAAGTCCAAAATTATGATACAATTACCAATTTTGAGTAACTGACTTGCAGAAATTTGAACCAGAATCAAATTCATTGACTAAAATAATGAAAATCGTGTTGCTGGGCTGGGTTGAAGATTTTTGTTTGATGCAGGAGATGAGGACACCAATGGTCACATAGACAACATGTGCTGCTTTGTGAAGCCTGGTGTAGTTTTATTGTCTTGGACAGATTGTGAATCAGATCCTCAATATGAGCGATCTGTCGAAGCCCTCTCCATTCTTACCAGTACTACTGATGCTAGCGGCAGAAAATTACAAGTTATCAAGCTTCATGTGCCTGGGCCTCTCTATATGACCAACAAGGAGGCAGCTGGTGTGGTCCAAGTATGTGTGGTATAGTAATCCTTGTTTATTTTTGAACAGCTCATAATTATTCAATTGAAGACTATAGAAATGTTAGGGGGATTAATTTCTTGGAGTATGTTAACatcttaatttcatttttgttggCTTCAATTAACTTATAATGTATCATGCGGGAAGGAAATTCAAACCAGTTCCATGTTGCTGATAGTTTCAGTAGCTTAACGAGGAACCAGATTCAGAATTTACTTGGTGAAACTGAAGTTAACACctatattttattcttttcacATGACCCTTTTGCCTATTGGCCAACTATATGGATTACAGGATGATGACGCTAAGCCTAGACTGCCTGGTACGAGACTTGCTGCTTCTTATGTGAATTTCTACATCGCCAATGGAGCGATTATCACCCCTCAGTTTGGGGACAAAAAATGGGATGATGAAGCTGTTCGGGTCCTGTCTTCGGCTTTTCCAGATTACAAGGTTGGTTAGACTGTCCATCCATACTGGTTGTTACCTGAGTTTTACTATGCATTTCTATGTTTCCAATCGAATTCAACTATTGTCCGTGCTTCAAACATTGAGCCTTGACCACTAATTCAGGTTGTAAGAATTGAAGGTGCAAGAGAAATTGTGTTGGGAGGTGGAAATATACACTGCATTACCCAACAGCAGCCAGCTTGCCCCTAAGCAATCCGTGAAACTGAAGCACAGTTCAGACAGTTCGGACCATTAAGCTGCAAGAAATGCAAGTTCCAGGTTGTTTATGCTTATGCTCGATGGAGCTACTTAAAAGCACAAATTGTTGGTTGTTTTCCATGTACCAAAGGAGAATGAATTCTCTGACCTGTTTTTCCAAACTTCATTGGACAATGTTTACTTCATGCTCGAAAGATCTTTGCAAGTCTTAGGATAAAGGGCATGACTGCTTTCGCAGGATAAATTCTGCTACACTTTCATGTTTGTTAGGAGGCTAAACTAATTCATTTCAGCAAAACGAACCGAGTTCTTGAAGTCCCATGTGCTTACAGTTCCAACATTGTGACAAAATCTTGCAATTGGACAGATGATTTTGATCGTTCcttgtctttccttttttttttttagggtaaaACATAGTTTTCATTCATTCAAATCATGGATCACAGCTTTGATGAAAGGAAATCATCCCACCAGACAGTTCTACGtttcaaacaaagaaaaaattttgctaAAACATAAGCCAGCaagtttcccttttcttttccttattgTTACTATTTAAGTGCAACAGCATGGGACGGTACTTCATGTGTCAAAAATGGCTACACCGGCATCTGCCGACAAAACTATATTAACCAAAATTTTCAGCTAGGAACAAAATTGAGTGAGGGATGGATTTTGCTCCTAATCATATGCCAAGCCTTCAAAAACAAATTCTCTAACTTTTTTTAGCTCAAAGATCAAGCCTTTAACTACTGATTCTCAGCGACCAGTTTTTGCAGGTTCATTTAGCATTTCGAGACTGCATTAAACATGGCATGAAAGCCagtgaaggaagaagaaaacagCAGGACGCCATGCAAGGAGTAGTAGACACCAGGGGGAACAACAGCTTGATGTGTTCCAGCATTTAATGTTCAACTGCTGGATTTCTATTTTTGCTTGTTCTATTCCTTTTTCCTATGTAAGTTGGGGACTAAAGAAAAGTAGTAGGATTAGTTGAGACTTGAGTTTAACGCGAGTAAAATTAGCCCACTAGTCTAAAACTTGCCCTTAAATGCCTCGAATATCTAGATGGCCATTGATGAAGTTGCTTTcctaaccccccccccccccccccccaccacaaaaccacaaaaaaaaaaaaagaggctcaTTTGTCATTAGAAATTTTCCTTTGGAGGTCTAATCTTGTTTTCACAAATTTCCCCCAGTACCACCGAAAAGTTTTCTTGTGCTAGTTACCAATcaattttcaatcaattttctcCTCCCACGTTCTTAAACCACTGGCCTAAAAAATTACTTGGAACTTAACCATTGGACAAGTGACAGTACCTCAtactaaaaaataaacaaaaacattAGAAAAAaacaagttgaaaaaaaaaagaaagtaatatCCCCAACCCcacaaaatggaaaaaaaaaaagaaaactaaacaaaCTACTAAAACTATTTAGTatcaacaaaagggaaaaaaaaaggtaaaaaaaaaaaggacaaagtACTGAAGTAGTCATTAAAAATGTTACATTAACTTCTGACTTATTACAAGCTCATAAGACTGCATTGAGATTTCAGAGAGAGAAAAACTAGTGCCTCCCATTAAGGAACCAGAATTAATTAGAGATCTGAggaggagaggaggaggagcCTTCTGCAATTCCCTCGTACAAGGGGAAGCgcgaaacagagagagagagagagatgggaTGCTCTTTTTCTGGTCTGAATGCCCTCTACGACGCCGTTAATGGTGGGGGAGATGTTTGGATCAATGAAAACCGGTTCAGGGTCATCAGGCAGCTAGGTGAAGGTGGCTTTGCTTATGTATATCTTGTCAAAGAAATCCCTTCTTCTGACCCCTCCTCCAATGCTGGCCTCTCCAAAAAGTGCAAGAATTCTTCTCATTTATCTGGTATTAAGTGATTCttccacttgattttggttgaattttttGAGACTGATTGTAAAGTTAGGATCTTTATATTTTTTCCCCATGTGggtcattttttgtttttaagttTCCTTTTTAGTTTCTTGCGTTTGATCTGAAAATTGGTTTATGCTTCCATTGGTGCAAAATGGGATTCTTTGATCGGTTTGGTTTGAATTTTGGATTTTACCCTTTTGGCTCTGGTATGACGGTCTTACAAGTGAGAGAatttagaaaaagaaatgatTTTGATTGGATATTTTGATACAACTGTGGTGGGGAATTCAAGCATGGCACCTCTCGTCAAGTTCAATGTCCTTGGTTACTCAGCGCAGAGATTGCTGGATAATTTGCTCTCCTTTTATCAATTTTGAATCTTTGATCTGATGGTTGCTGTTTATCTGGTTACTTGGTGATGGAATGGTATATTCCATTGACTTGTCTGATCCTGCGAccttttctatttctttatttaattgATGACGTCTGAGCTAATAAAAAAAGCTCACATTTTTACTGGCGGCATTGGACATGTAGTAGTTGTGTCTAGTTTTCATTCTCAGGTTCTTGAGTTGATAGTTATAAGGTACCTGTGCAGTTGGCATGGATTCAGTTCTGAATTTCCTGGTGGATTGATTTGTTTAGCTGGTTTTCTCTATCATTTGTTATTGCACTATGCGAGTAGATGTTGCAGTATACCATCATCAATTATAACTGAGCATCTGTTCTCACTTTCCAATGGAAAAGATAACTCTATCAAAAATCAGATTCATCAATCTCTATAAACTTTCAATACTAATTAGATTCCAGTAAGAATGCTTGATCCTTCTCATAATTTTTGAATTCAATAGctccacaattttttttttttaattcaataaCATGGTTGTTCTAATATTTCTATGGAGTTTGGTTATGATGGGAAATTGATACTTGTGTACTCTAGCCTTggcatttttttgtttctgatCTGAGCTATTAGCAATTTAGGGCTGGCCCTgtatgaaaagaaagaaatatagCTATAGAAACCATTCTAATTGTTACTCTGTCATGTTAACTTTTTATGTGTAGAGGATGGAACTTATGCAATGAAGAAAGTTCTCATTCAGAATACTGAACAGCTGGAGTTGGTGAGAGAGGAGATCCGAGTTTCATCCCTGTTCAGCCATCCCAATCTGCTTCCTCTCCTTGATCATGCTATCATTGCAATCAAGGTAAGATCTTGTAAAACTTGGTTGTTATCTCCATGTCTAACTTTTATTGATGTTAATTCCTTGTGAAGTAAGATTATTTGTCCACGAAGTAGGATGAGGTGTTCCCTTTAAGGAGAACAATTTTTAAAGTCATTCATAGCATTGGTTGATGAATAGATGTTCAAAGTCAAGGCGGTCAAGATATTGTCTCTAAGTCTTTTTGTCATAAATCTTCTGGCGTTGTATATGTGCATAGCATCACCCTCAATTGAATGAAGGAAGCTGTGCTCACTACTGGCAGTTTGAGAGAGAGTTTAAATTGTGTGGTGGTAATTTTCATGGAATAAGCAGTATAGAAGTGACAAGCCATGAATAACAGGTGCAGAGTGTTTATCTCatgattttcattcattttcataTGCGATTAAGCCTTCTA
It includes:
- the LOC113739733 gene encoding agmatine deiminase-like isoform X1; protein product: MDLKETPSQHGFYMPAEWETHSECWMGWPERPDNWRDNAVHAQRVFARVASAISKFEPVTVCAAAGQWANARSQMPENIRVVEMSMNDSWFRDTGPTFVVRKRDSSSIKQHKIAGIDWNFNSWGGVDDGCYKDWSLDLLVARKILEINRLPRFPQSIILEGGSIHVDGEGTCLTTEECLLNKNRNPQLTKEQIEDVLKAYLGVTKIIWLPRGLYGDEDTNGHIDNMCCFVKPGVVLLSWTDCESDPQYERSVEALSILTSTTDASGRKLQVIKLHVPGPLYMTNKEAAGVVQVCVDDDAKPRLPGTRLAASYVNFYIANGAIITPQFGDKKWDDEAVRVLSSAFPDYKVVRIEGAREIVLGGGNIHCITQQQPACP
- the LOC113739733 gene encoding agmatine deiminase-like isoform X4; protein product: MPENIRVVEMSMNDSWFRDTGPTFVVRKRDSSSIKQHKIAGIDWNFNSWGGVDDGCYKDWSLDLLVARKILEINRLPRFPQSIILEGGSIHVDGEGTCLTTEECLLNKNRNPQLTKEQIEDVLKAYLGVTKIIWLPRGLYGDEDTNGHIDNMCCFVKPGVVLLSWTDCESDPQYERSVEALSILTSTTDASGRKLQVIKLHVPGPLYMTNKEAAGVVQDDDAKPRLPGTRLAASYVNFYIANGAIITPQFGDKKWDDEAVRVLSSAFPDYKVVRIEGAREIVLGGGNIHCITQQQPACP
- the LOC113739733 gene encoding agmatine deiminase-like isoform X3 translates to MPENIRVVEMSMNDSWFRDTGPTFVVRKRDSSSIKQHKIAGIDWNFNSWGGVDDGCYKDWSLDLLVARKILEINRLPRFPQSIILEGGSIHVDGEGTCLTTEECLLNKNRNPQLTKEQIEDVLKAYLGVTKIIWLPRGLYGDEDTNGHIDNMCCFVKPGVVLLSWTDCESDPQYERSVEALSILTSTTDASGRKLQVIKLHVPGPLYMTNKEAAGVVQVCVDDDAKPRLPGTRLAASYVNFYIANGAIITPQFGDKKWDDEAVRVLSSAFPDYKVVRIEGAREIVLGGGNIHCITQQQPACP
- the LOC113739733 gene encoding agmatine deiminase-like isoform X2, with amino-acid sequence MDLKETPSQHGFYMPAEWETHSECWMGWPERPDNWRDNAVHAQRVFARVASAISKFEPVTVCAAAGQWANARSQMPENIRVVEMSMNDSWFRDTGPTFVVRKRDSSSIKQHKIAGIDWNFNSWGGVDDGCYKDWSLDLLVARKILEINRLPRFPQSIILEGGSIHVDGEGTCLTTEECLLNKNRNPQLTKEQIEDVLKAYLGVTKIIWLPRGLYGDEDTNGHIDNMCCFVKPGVVLLSWTDCESDPQYERSVEALSILTSTTDASGRKLQVIKLHVPGPLYMTNKEAAGVVQDDDAKPRLPGTRLAASYVNFYIANGAIITPQFGDKKWDDEAVRVLSSAFPDYKVVRIEGAREIVLGGGNIHCITQQQPACP